From a region of the Corallococcus coralloides DSM 2259 genome:
- a CDS encoding DUF3185 family protein: protein MGAVRIVGLMLAVAGGVLLFTGLKARDSLTERATELITGRNTEQTTLYVAGGGAALVGGVLLALFGGGRGRR, encoded by the coding sequence GTGGGTGCTGTGCGAATCGTGGGGTTGATGCTCGCGGTGGCGGGCGGAGTGCTGCTGTTCACCGGGCTCAAGGCGCGGGACTCGCTCACGGAGCGCGCCACGGAGCTCATCACCGGCCGCAACACCGAGCAGACCACGCTCTACGTCGCGGGCGGCGGCGCCGCGCTGGTGGGCGGCGTGCTGCTGGCCCTCTTCGGGGGAGGACGAGGCCGGCGTTAG
- the rnr gene encoding ribonuclease R — translation MSLSQDHIRQLLAEADHPLGVKELLRVAGLNPGQQTDLKRALRELVRAGAIVKDGKRFRLEGPRVPRAPESGFESRRDASAPPFKKRGPAPGSGREERRGGFREDRPGFRGGGDFRRSLQRGSRDDRFEESGQPAVEGILHMHRDGFGFVHPVSGEGENIFLPPGEAQRALDNDRVLVEVAGRPGRFEGRLVRVINRRRELAVGTYVAQGRHSLVMTTDSSLPGPIRVPPTQMARDGDLVKVRLGVGADLLEPGQGLFGEVAGSLGRPGDPSAEVLGSAFAHGFNDEFPPEVMDEADAFAVKVTEAEATEGNRRDLRKMPLITIDGEDARDFDDAVYAEPQAGGWRLVVAIADVSHYVKERSALDAEALNRATSVYLPDRVLPMLPERLSNGICSLRPDEDRLCMVADMTFDRHGQRRTHELYPAVMRSVARCTYNEVQDVLDGKDVPHRNFLKPQFEQLMALARALMGMRKARGAIDFDVPEHKVVLGEDGVPQRMEKRERKDSHRLIEECMLAANEAVATYFQDEGLPTVYRFHGEPDPQKLAAFAVLAEAYGFQLNVEDGVSSKELDAFITQLEGHPEQRALNQLLLRSMMQAVYTATRVGHYGLAAENYLHFTSPIRRYPDLLVHRVLKAVWARKGKKPSDAQLDREEERLEGMAQQCSERERAAMTVEREVVAFYAALMMKDRVGEEFDATVAGIAEFGFFVELDEVHVEGLVKGESLGPGSKLDKRTHSLVYPNGRRVRVGQKLRVRLLSANTTARKIDFEALQFEDEAPLQSTGGARPPPRRREYVNEAPGRHKGGRPGRSEREAAKTGRTPSRKPAGNADAEQWRSLAEAEETPFGVKKAWEPPTPEDAATVEAATVSGYGDEVLGEAPAASRPRGRFSREGRREEAAPARATSRFLRSRQEEAPAPKAEPAIPAKGKRKVIRPSLPATDEGSEPGTASRDDLAGADRPGDEAVRDAKRSREAWDADRSGDAAPSRAKPSREAFTPPAFDSEDGAPAASPHPGFDRIRALAAQRGQLPTGAAPGRAGASKKVRKAASGASAKAKPSKKSAPKKAGGSKGAGKKPGRGAPGKRKR, via the coding sequence GTGAGCCTCTCCCAAGACCACATCCGACAGCTGCTCGCCGAAGCCGACCACCCCCTGGGCGTGAAGGAGCTCCTTCGTGTCGCGGGGCTGAATCCCGGCCAGCAGACCGACCTCAAGCGCGCCCTGCGTGAGCTGGTGCGCGCGGGCGCCATCGTCAAGGACGGCAAGCGATTCCGCCTGGAAGGCCCCCGCGTGCCCCGGGCGCCCGAGTCCGGCTTCGAGTCCCGCCGGGACGCGTCCGCGCCACCCTTCAAGAAGCGGGGCCCCGCGCCGGGCAGCGGGCGGGAGGAGCGCCGGGGCGGCTTCCGCGAGGACCGTCCAGGCTTCCGTGGCGGCGGCGACTTCCGGCGCTCGCTGCAGCGCGGCTCCCGGGACGACCGCTTCGAAGAGTCCGGGCAGCCCGCGGTGGAGGGCATCCTCCACATGCACCGGGACGGCTTCGGCTTCGTGCACCCGGTGTCGGGCGAGGGGGAGAACATCTTCCTGCCGCCCGGCGAGGCGCAGCGGGCGCTCGATAACGACCGCGTCCTCGTGGAGGTGGCGGGGCGGCCGGGCCGCTTCGAGGGCCGGCTGGTGCGGGTCATCAACCGGCGGCGTGAGCTGGCGGTGGGCACGTACGTGGCGCAGGGCCGGCACTCGCTGGTGATGACCACGGACTCGAGCCTTCCGGGCCCCATCCGCGTGCCGCCGACGCAGATGGCGCGCGACGGCGACCTGGTGAAGGTCCGGCTGGGCGTGGGCGCGGACCTGCTGGAGCCCGGGCAGGGGCTGTTCGGCGAGGTGGCCGGTTCGCTGGGCCGGCCGGGCGACCCGAGCGCGGAGGTGCTGGGGTCCGCGTTCGCGCATGGCTTCAACGACGAGTTCCCGCCGGAGGTGATGGACGAGGCGGACGCGTTCGCGGTGAAGGTCACGGAGGCGGAGGCCACGGAGGGCAATCGCCGCGACCTGCGCAAGATGCCGCTCATCACCATCGACGGTGAGGACGCGCGCGACTTCGACGACGCCGTGTACGCGGAGCCCCAGGCCGGAGGTTGGCGGCTGGTGGTGGCCATCGCGGACGTGTCGCACTACGTGAAGGAGCGCAGCGCGCTGGACGCGGAGGCGCTCAACCGCGCCACGTCGGTGTACCTGCCGGACCGCGTGCTGCCCATGCTGCCGGAGCGCCTGTCCAACGGCATCTGCTCGCTGCGCCCGGACGAGGACCGGCTGTGCATGGTGGCGGACATGACGTTCGACCGCCACGGCCAGCGGCGCACGCACGAGCTGTACCCGGCGGTGATGCGCAGCGTGGCGCGCTGCACGTACAACGAGGTGCAGGACGTCCTGGACGGCAAGGACGTGCCGCACCGCAACTTCCTCAAGCCCCAGTTCGAGCAGTTGATGGCGCTGGCGCGCGCGCTGATGGGCATGCGCAAGGCGCGAGGCGCCATCGACTTCGACGTGCCGGAGCACAAGGTGGTGCTGGGCGAGGACGGCGTGCCGCAGCGCATGGAGAAGCGCGAGCGCAAGGACAGCCACCGGCTCATCGAGGAGTGCATGCTGGCCGCCAACGAGGCGGTGGCCACGTACTTCCAGGACGAGGGCCTGCCCACGGTGTACCGGTTCCACGGCGAGCCGGATCCGCAGAAGCTGGCGGCGTTCGCGGTGCTGGCGGAGGCGTACGGCTTCCAGCTCAACGTGGAGGACGGCGTTTCGTCCAAGGAGCTGGACGCGTTCATCACGCAGCTGGAGGGGCACCCGGAGCAGCGGGCGCTGAACCAGCTGTTGCTGCGCTCCATGATGCAGGCCGTGTACACGGCGACGCGCGTGGGCCACTACGGCCTGGCGGCGGAGAACTACCTGCACTTCACGTCGCCCATCCGGCGCTATCCCGACCTGCTGGTGCACCGCGTCCTGAAGGCGGTGTGGGCACGCAAGGGCAAGAAGCCCTCGGATGCGCAGCTGGATCGCGAGGAGGAGCGGCTGGAGGGCATGGCGCAGCAGTGCTCGGAGCGCGAGCGCGCGGCCATGACGGTGGAGCGCGAGGTGGTGGCGTTCTACGCGGCCCTGATGATGAAGGACCGCGTGGGCGAGGAGTTCGACGCGACCGTGGCGGGCATCGCCGAGTTCGGCTTCTTCGTGGAGCTGGACGAGGTCCACGTCGAGGGCCTGGTGAAGGGCGAGTCGCTGGGGCCGGGCTCCAAGCTGGACAAGCGCACGCACTCGCTCGTGTATCCGAATGGCCGGCGCGTTCGCGTGGGACAGAAGCTGCGCGTGCGGCTGCTGTCCGCGAACACGACGGCGCGGAAGATCGACTTCGAGGCGCTCCAGTTCGAGGACGAGGCCCCGCTGCAGAGCACCGGCGGCGCACGTCCGCCACCGCGCCGCCGCGAGTACGTGAACGAGGCGCCGGGCCGTCACAAGGGTGGCAGGCCCGGACGCAGCGAGCGCGAGGCCGCGAAGACGGGCCGCACGCCGTCGCGCAAGCCCGCGGGGAACGCGGACGCGGAGCAGTGGCGGTCGCTCGCGGAGGCGGAGGAGACGCCGTTCGGCGTGAAGAAGGCGTGGGAGCCGCCCACGCCCGAGGACGCCGCCACCGTGGAGGCCGCGACGGTCTCCGGGTACGGCGACGAGGTCCTGGGAGAAGCGCCGGCCGCGTCGCGTCCTCGAGGACGGTTCAGCCGGGAAGGGCGCCGCGAGGAGGCCGCTCCCGCCCGCGCCACCTCCCGCTTCCTGCGTTCCCGCCAGGAAGAGGCCCCCGCGCCAAAGGCGGAGCCCGCCATCCCGGCCAAGGGCAAGCGCAAGGTCATCCGTCCCTCGCTCCCCGCGACCGATGAGGGCAGCGAGCCCGGCACGGCGTCCCGCGACGACCTTGCCGGCGCGGACCGCCCCGGTGACGAGGCCGTGCGCGACGCGAAGCGCTCCCGTGAGGCCTGGGACGCGGATCGCTCCGGCGACGCGGCTCCTTCCCGCGCGAAGCCCTCTCGCGAGGCCTTCACTCCGCCCGCCTTCGACTCCGAGGACGGCGCGCCTGCTGCTTCACCGCACCCGGGCTTCGACCGGATCCGCGCGCTGGCCGCGCAGCGGGGCCAGCTCCCCACGGGGGCGGCTCCGGGCCGCGCGGGCGCGTCCAAGAAGGTCCGCAAGGCGGCCTCTGGCGCGAGCGCGAAGGCGAAGCCCTCGAAGAAGTCCGCGCCGAAGAAGGCCGGCGGCTCGAAGGGCGCGGGCAAGAAGCCGGGGCGGGGCGCTCCGGGCAAGCGCAAGCGCTGA
- a CDS encoding ABC transporter ATP-binding protein, with product MTAGLTLDAVTVRARGRTLLDSVSLRVAPGDFVAIVGPNGAGKSTLLRAALGLLRPDAGHAFVDGQDVSSLAPRERAARLAWLPQRLEAAEPITALEQVVSARYRFPESRRASETAAHQALAEAGAQSFALRPITELSGGERQRVAVAGLLAQETPLVLLDEPANFLDPAQQLELYARMGHLWRAGRGILCVTHDVNVLSHAHAPGTRAPRVVGLSQGRVAFERNLDAPDLGEQLGELFGVRMHATSVEGHRIFVGLPRSGGAP from the coding sequence ATGACGGCCGGGCTGACGCTGGACGCGGTGACGGTGCGGGCGCGAGGTCGGACGCTGCTGGACAGCGTGTCCCTGCGCGTGGCCCCCGGAGACTTCGTGGCCATCGTCGGGCCCAACGGCGCGGGCAAGTCCACGCTCCTGCGCGCGGCGCTGGGCCTGCTGCGTCCGGATGCCGGCCATGCGTTCGTGGACGGGCAGGACGTGTCGAGCCTCGCCCCCCGGGAGCGCGCGGCGAGGCTCGCGTGGCTGCCCCAGCGGCTGGAGGCGGCGGAGCCCATCACCGCGCTGGAGCAGGTCGTCTCCGCGCGCTACCGCTTCCCCGAATCCCGCCGGGCCTCCGAGACAGCGGCGCACCAGGCGCTGGCGGAAGCAGGCGCGCAGTCCTTCGCCCTGCGCCCCATCACGGAGCTGTCCGGCGGCGAGCGGCAGCGCGTGGCGGTCGCGGGGCTGCTCGCGCAGGAGACCCCGCTGGTGCTGCTGGACGAGCCCGCCAACTTCCTGGACCCCGCGCAGCAGCTGGAGCTGTACGCGCGCATGGGCCACCTCTGGCGCGCGGGACGCGGCATCCTCTGCGTCACCCACGACGTCAACGTGCTCTCGCATGCCCACGCGCCGGGCACGCGCGCCCCCCGCGTCGTGGGCCTGTCCCAGGGCCGCGTGGCCTTCGAGAGGAACCTCGACGCCCCCGACCTGGGCGAACAGCTGGGCGAGCTGTTCGGCGTGCGCATGCACGCGACCTCCGTGGAGGGCCACCGCATCTTCGTGGGCCTGCCCCGGAGCGGAGGTGCTCCGTGA
- the glp gene encoding gephyrin-like molybdotransferase Glp has protein sequence MSDAPALLPVEEARARILGLCTPLATEWVPGDDALGRALAEDVPARRTLPPWDNSAMDGYAVQARDLAGPLPVRLAVGETVFAGRRATREVVPGTCARIMTGAPLPPGADAVVMRERTRPVPTATNDEPDAVEILESVGPGNFIRPRGEDAKEGDVLLRRGTPLGIPELGLLWAQGQGTVPVPRRPRVAVLSTGDELCRVDEPPGDGIVDINAPALALAVRRAGGVPTRLGIARDTREAVQEALARTEGFDVVLTSAGVSVGDHDFVKDALEALGVEQRFWRVAIKPGKPLVVGQRGSTLFMGLPGNPTSSLVTFELFVRPALRRLLGHADVEPPRVAGRLEGRLSKAPGLAHFVRVTATWRAGELWAKPLGTQTSGALRSAAAATHLLHFPRDTSSLTDGSHVELLPLSWVA, from the coding sequence ATGAGTGACGCCCCCGCATTGCTGCCGGTGGAGGAGGCCCGAGCGCGGATCCTCGGGCTGTGCACGCCGCTGGCCACCGAGTGGGTGCCCGGGGATGACGCCCTGGGCCGCGCGCTGGCCGAGGACGTCCCCGCCCGCCGCACCCTGCCCCCCTGGGACAACTCCGCCATGGACGGCTACGCGGTCCAGGCCCGGGACCTGGCGGGCCCCCTGCCCGTGCGCCTCGCGGTGGGCGAGACGGTGTTCGCCGGCAGACGCGCCACCCGGGAGGTCGTCCCCGGCACCTGCGCGCGGATCATGACCGGGGCGCCCCTGCCCCCGGGCGCGGACGCGGTGGTGATGCGCGAGCGCACCCGCCCCGTCCCCACCGCTACCAACGACGAGCCGGACGCCGTGGAGATCCTGGAGTCCGTGGGGCCCGGGAACTTCATCCGCCCCCGGGGCGAGGACGCGAAGGAAGGCGACGTCCTGCTGCGGCGCGGCACGCCCCTGGGCATCCCGGAGCTGGGGCTCCTGTGGGCACAGGGCCAGGGCACGGTGCCGGTGCCCCGCCGGCCGCGCGTGGCGGTGCTGTCCACCGGGGACGAGCTGTGCCGCGTGGACGAGCCCCCTGGCGACGGCATCGTGGACATCAACGCCCCCGCCCTGGCCCTGGCGGTGCGGCGCGCGGGCGGCGTGCCCACGCGCCTGGGTATCGCCCGGGACACGCGTGAGGCCGTCCAGGAGGCCCTGGCGCGCACGGAAGGCTTCGACGTGGTGCTCACCAGCGCGGGAGTCTCCGTGGGCGACCACGACTTCGTGAAGGACGCCCTGGAGGCCCTGGGCGTGGAGCAGCGCTTCTGGCGCGTGGCCATCAAGCCCGGCAAGCCGCTGGTGGTGGGCCAGCGGGGCTCCACCCTGTTCATGGGCCTGCCCGGCAACCCCACGTCGTCCCTGGTGACCTTCGAGCTCTTCGTGCGCCCCGCCCTGCGCCGGCTCCTGGGGCACGCGGACGTGGAGCCACCCCGCGTCGCCGGCCGCCTGGAGGGCAGGCTCTCCAAGGCCCCGGGGCTTGCCCACTTTGTGCGCGTCACGGCCACCTGGCGGGCGGGCGAGCTGTGGGCGAAACCCCTGGGGACTCAGACGTCGGGGGCCCTGCGTTCAGCTGCGGCAGCCACACATTTGCTTCACTTTCCCCGAGATACCAGCAGCTTGACTGATGGCTCCCATGTGGAGCTGCTCCCCCTCTCGTGGGTCGCTTGA
- a CDS encoding MBL fold metallo-hydrolase, with the protein MRFWGVRGSIPSPGPATKRYGGNTPCVEVRCGDELLIFDLGSGARGLGDALVATRKPVKASIFISHYHYDHLQGLPFFSPMFSPANDVTLYGSPRDGKSLKQILAGQMVHPYFPVTAEDVFRTRLAYRDVVVGEDIPVGKAVVRTLELNHPGGNVGYRVDFGGRSLVYATDVEHGTDLDAKLFDFARGADALIYDSMYTEAEYRGLTGPARTGWGHSTWEAAVRAADASEVKQLVLFHHDPGRDDAGMDKLLREVRKHRKATIAAKEAMVIQL; encoded by the coding sequence GTGCGCTTCTGGGGGGTGCGCGGCTCCATCCCCTCCCCAGGCCCGGCGACGAAGCGCTACGGCGGCAACACGCCGTGCGTGGAGGTCCGCTGCGGCGACGAGCTGCTCATCTTCGACCTGGGCTCGGGAGCGCGAGGCCTGGGAGATGCGCTGGTGGCGACGCGCAAGCCCGTCAAGGCGTCCATCTTCATCTCGCACTACCACTACGACCACCTGCAGGGCCTGCCGTTCTTCTCGCCGATGTTCTCTCCGGCGAACGACGTGACGCTGTACGGGTCACCTCGGGACGGCAAGTCGCTCAAGCAGATATTGGCCGGGCAGATGGTGCACCCCTACTTCCCGGTGACGGCGGAGGACGTGTTCCGCACGCGCCTGGCGTACCGGGACGTGGTGGTGGGCGAGGACATCCCGGTGGGCAAGGCCGTCGTGCGCACGCTGGAGCTGAACCACCCGGGCGGCAACGTGGGCTACCGGGTGGACTTCGGCGGGCGCTCGCTGGTGTACGCGACGGACGTGGAGCACGGCACCGACCTGGACGCGAAGCTGTTCGACTTCGCGCGGGGCGCGGACGCGCTCATCTACGACTCCATGTACACGGAGGCCGAGTACCGCGGCCTCACGGGCCCTGCCCGCACGGGCTGGGGCCACTCGACATGGGAAGCGGCGGTGCGCGCGGCGGACGCCAGCGAGGTGAAGCAGCTGGTGCTCTTCCACCACGACCCGGGCCGCGACGACGCGGGCATGGACAAGCTGCTGCGCGAGGTGCGCAAGCACCGCAAGGCCACCATCGCCGCGAAAGAGGCGATGGTCATCCAGCTGTAA
- a CDS encoding tetratricopeptide repeat protein, translating to MKRLGSVGLMLGVLTLGGSFGCADEKEEKAKEHRVKGTNFLADKNYAEAVKEYEESLKIDPNQEKVWEKKAFAHMQAGQTEEAAQAALKLLDYAKTPAEKADVYRNVAAMYAKSGPLDKAKQYFEECLKINPKDTDALGWIAEVHSQRGGARSMSAPAVPAELELALKTYDQVIAINPDLPNPYLNKRVVMFKYIEHEKSLQQAAEQEAIEAATPPKPEKGKKAVVDPDAAERVAAAKASAAAHAKRVEELTAQANEATKQFGEATKRAKAAQASGATK from the coding sequence ATGAAGCGGCTGGGTAGCGTGGGTTTGATGCTGGGTGTGCTGACCCTGGGCGGTTCCTTCGGCTGCGCGGATGAGAAGGAAGAGAAGGCCAAGGAGCACCGGGTCAAGGGCACCAACTTCCTCGCCGACAAGAACTACGCGGAGGCGGTGAAGGAGTACGAGGAGTCGCTGAAGATCGACCCGAACCAGGAGAAGGTCTGGGAGAAGAAGGCCTTCGCGCACATGCAGGCGGGCCAGACGGAGGAGGCCGCGCAGGCCGCGCTGAAGCTGCTGGACTACGCGAAGACGCCCGCTGAGAAGGCCGACGTCTACCGCAACGTCGCGGCGATGTACGCGAAGAGCGGCCCGCTGGACAAGGCGAAGCAGTATTTCGAGGAGTGCCTGAAGATCAACCCGAAGGACACCGACGCGCTCGGCTGGATCGCGGAGGTGCACTCGCAGCGCGGTGGCGCCCGCTCCATGTCCGCGCCCGCGGTCCCCGCGGAGCTGGAGCTCGCGCTGAAGACGTATGATCAGGTCATCGCCATCAACCCGGACCTGCCCAACCCGTACCTGAACAAGCGCGTCGTGATGTTCAAGTACATCGAGCACGAGAAGTCGCTGCAGCAGGCCGCCGAGCAGGAGGCCATCGAGGCCGCCACGCCGCCCAAGCCGGAGAAGGGCAAGAAGGCCGTGGTGGATCCGGACGCCGCGGAGCGCGTCGCCGCCGCCAAGGCCAGCGCCGCCGCTCACGCCAAGCGCGTCGAGGAGCTGACGGCCCAGGCCAACGAGGCGACCAAGCAGTTCGGCGAGGCGACCAAGCGCGCCAAGGCCGCGCAGGCCTCCGGCGCCACCAAGTAG
- a CDS encoding protease inhibitor I42 family protein, translating to MAKPKSGAKKPTPAAKAGAKPAAKKDNAARLDLIRNASKKVATAATKVVKAVAEGAKGKVAAAKKAVAEKVEKAPAAAKKAAAKAAPTTPPAKAGKAAPAAKAAPAAPAGKKGAGKAGGKTPSAVPAGPPVEKPRPRATKLPPVGEPLTKREMEQLLTAGEGRGVMGEGSLKGRLILSGEMPHLVVVGRDKRELTFLLQGPDQEVLPAYVDHKVSVSGLIKKTTNHSGVVEVRKYSAKKPEVEEVAPPPSDSEPKLRYLSPGEVSMAIAAGMGAGIKGFASIRGNLEMMGEDFVLVVSNGGTRQQVSFAIEGKAAVKSLRKHVGQTLQVTGVVDKTSGWGGRITAETVEPRPSEARSVSRDEMELVHIEGEVPTSVDVKLNHGLTVRLPEQPGATWAIEPTLAKRVGLREANFEPGPNGSPATREFFFTPRNPGNFEVEFFLAKAFTPGVVERSFKINVTVKP from the coding sequence ATGGCCAAGCCCAAGTCCGGGGCGAAGAAGCCGACTCCCGCTGCAAAAGCCGGTGCGAAGCCTGCCGCGAAGAAGGACAACGCGGCCCGCCTGGATCTGATCAGGAACGCCTCGAAGAAGGTGGCGACGGCCGCGACGAAGGTCGTCAAGGCGGTGGCTGAAGGGGCGAAGGGAAAGGTCGCGGCGGCGAAGAAGGCGGTGGCGGAGAAGGTGGAGAAGGCCCCCGCGGCCGCCAAGAAGGCGGCGGCCAAGGCTGCTCCCACGACGCCTCCCGCGAAGGCCGGCAAGGCCGCGCCCGCCGCGAAGGCCGCGCCTGCCGCCCCCGCCGGGAAGAAGGGTGCCGGGAAGGCGGGTGGAAAGACTCCGTCGGCCGTCCCCGCCGGTCCTCCCGTGGAGAAGCCGCGCCCGCGCGCGACGAAGCTTCCGCCCGTGGGCGAGCCGCTCACGAAGCGTGAGATGGAGCAGCTGCTCACCGCCGGCGAGGGCCGCGGCGTGATGGGCGAGGGCAGCCTCAAGGGCCGGCTCATCCTCAGCGGCGAGATGCCCCACCTGGTCGTCGTGGGCCGCGACAAGCGCGAGCTGACGTTCCTGTTGCAGGGACCGGATCAGGAAGTGCTGCCGGCCTACGTGGACCACAAGGTCTCCGTGAGCGGCCTCATCAAGAAGACGACCAACCACAGCGGCGTGGTGGAGGTACGCAAGTACTCCGCCAAGAAGCCCGAGGTGGAAGAGGTCGCGCCGCCTCCGTCGGACTCGGAGCCGAAGCTGCGCTACCTGTCGCCCGGCGAGGTCTCCATGGCCATCGCCGCGGGCATGGGCGCCGGCATCAAGGGCTTCGCCAGCATCCGGGGCAACCTGGAGATGATGGGCGAGGACTTCGTGCTCGTCGTGTCCAACGGCGGCACGCGCCAGCAGGTGTCCTTCGCCATCGAGGGCAAGGCGGCGGTGAAGAGCCTGCGCAAGCACGTGGGGCAGACGCTCCAGGTGACGGGCGTGGTGGACAAGACGTCCGGCTGGGGCGGCCGCATCACCGCGGAGACGGTGGAGCCGCGTCCGTCCGAGGCGCGCTCGGTGTCGCGCGACGAGATGGAGCTGGTGCACATCGAGGGTGAGGTGCCCACGTCCGTGGACGTGAAGCTCAACCACGGCCTCACGGTGCGCCTGCCGGAGCAGCCCGGCGCCACCTGGGCCATCGAGCCGACGCTGGCCAAGCGCGTGGGGCTGCGCGAGGCCAACTTCGAGCCGGGCCCCAACGGCAGCCCGGCCACCCGCGAGTTCTTCTTCACGCCGCGCAACCCCGGCAACTTCGAAGTGGAGTTCTTCCTCGCCAAGGCGTTCACGCCGGGTGTGGTGGAGCGCTCCTTCAAGATCAACGTCACCGTCAAGCCCTGA
- the ribA gene encoding GTP cyclohydrolase II encodes MSDTRSPQVLPTRKPTQHLERYSEADVPTARGVLKTIVFRDKRNGREHVALVVGDPKGMEGVPVRIHSECLTSEVFGSLKCDCREQLDRALDFVSQNGLGVVLYLRQEGRGIGLGNKIKAYALQSKGLDTYEANRQLGFADDLRSYDIAAEMLRSLDVRSVDLITNNPLKIAGLVEEGVAVRRRIPSRTEHNPHNVDYLKTKRERTGHLIELFAEDDDTEAKAG; translated from the coding sequence ATGTCCGACACGCGCTCACCTCAGGTCCTGCCGACCCGAAAGCCGACCCAGCACCTGGAGCGGTACTCGGAGGCGGACGTGCCCACGGCCCGCGGGGTGCTGAAGACCATCGTCTTCCGCGACAAGCGGAACGGCCGCGAGCACGTGGCGCTGGTGGTGGGCGACCCCAAGGGGATGGAGGGGGTGCCGGTGCGCATCCACTCCGAGTGCCTCACGAGCGAGGTGTTCGGCAGCCTCAAGTGCGACTGCCGCGAGCAGCTGGACCGGGCGCTCGACTTCGTGTCCCAGAACGGGCTGGGCGTGGTGCTCTACCTGCGCCAGGAGGGCCGGGGCATCGGCCTGGGCAACAAGATCAAGGCCTACGCCCTGCAGTCCAAGGGGCTGGACACCTACGAGGCCAACCGCCAGCTGGGGTTCGCGGATGACTTGCGCTCCTACGACATCGCTGCGGAAATGCTGCGGTCGCTGGACGTGCGGTCGGTGGACCTGATCACCAACAACCCGCTGAAGATCGCCGGGCTGGTGGAGGAAGGCGTGGCGGTTCGGCGCCGAATCCCTTCCCGGACCGAGCACAATCCGCATAACGTCGACTATTTGAAGACGAAGCGCGAGCGTACGGGGCACCTGATTGAGCTCTTCGCGGAGGACGACGACACCGAAGCCAAGGCCGGCTGA
- a CDS encoding FecCD family ABC transporter permease encodes MKVKAWILVAVCVAACAVAPFIGPGFSPESADFVFWQLRVPRTLMAMLVGGTLSLVGAVYQSLFANPLAAPSTVGTTAGATLGALVAIILGARLASGWLPLITAAAFLGALGVSLVVAAIAAGRRVRMNDVVLAGIACSMAASAIATGLQFTADSAELMAAMRWSLGHLPQVGYSGVRLLFPFAAVTVVGLLALTRALEVFIAGEEHAESQGVPVRRVRTVAIGLGALGVAACVAWCGPIAFVELIVPHLVRRTLGVSRRVLLPGSVVVGAAFLALCDASARVILPGRELPVGVVTAALGAPLLVSLLARARS; translated from the coding sequence GTGAAGGTGAAGGCCTGGATCCTCGTGGCGGTCTGCGTGGCCGCGTGCGCGGTGGCGCCGTTCATCGGGCCGGGGTTCTCTCCCGAGTCGGCGGACTTCGTCTTCTGGCAGCTGCGCGTGCCCCGCACGCTGATGGCCATGCTGGTGGGCGGCACGCTGTCGCTGGTGGGCGCGGTGTACCAGTCCCTCTTCGCGAACCCGCTCGCCGCGCCCAGCACCGTGGGCACCACCGCGGGGGCGACCCTGGGCGCGCTGGTGGCCATCATCCTGGGGGCGCGGCTGGCATCGGGCTGGCTGCCGCTCATCACCGCCGCGGCCTTCCTGGGGGCGCTTGGCGTCAGCCTGGTGGTGGCCGCCATCGCCGCGGGCCGCCGCGTGCGGATGAACGACGTGGTGCTCGCCGGCATCGCCTGCTCCATGGCGGCGAGCGCCATCGCCACCGGCCTGCAGTTCACCGCGGACTCCGCCGAGCTCATGGCCGCCATGCGATGGTCGCTCGGCCACCTGCCGCAGGTGGGCTACTCGGGCGTGCGGCTCCTCTTCCCGTTCGCGGCGGTCACCGTCGTGGGGCTGCTCGCCCTCACCCGCGCGCTGGAGGTCTTCATCGCCGGAGAGGAGCACGCCGAGTCCCAGGGCGTCCCCGTCCGCCGCGTGCGCACGGTGGCCATCGGCCTGGGGGCGCTGGGCGTCGCCGCCTGCGTCGCGTGGTGCGGCCCCATCGCCTTCGTGGAGCTCATCGTCCCGCACCTGGTGCGCCGGACGCTCGGTGTGAGTCGCCGGGTGCTGCTGCCCGGGTCCGTGGTGGTGGGGGCCGCGTTCCTCGCGTTGTGCGATGCGTCGGCGCGGGTGATCCTCCCCGGGCGTGAATTGCCCGTGGGAGTGGTGACGGCCGCCCTGGGCGCGCCCCTGCTCGTCTCCCTGCTCGCGCGCGCACGCTCCTGA